AGAAGGCTTAGTGAGAGAATTGATAGAGTTGAATTAAGGCTTAGAAGATTGGGTGACGCATTTACAAGCTACCAAGAATTTCTTATGAGATATTTTGTATCTGAAGGAGTTCTAAGACGTGAAGCAGCTGAAGTTATTCTTACAGAAGCTAGAAATATTATGAGATTAGCTATCACAAATCCATTCACTAAAGAAGAATGGAAAAGATTAAAAGAGCTATTGGATAAGAGTGAGAAGGAGGATCTAACAATTGAGGAAGCCTATGAACTTCTAAATCTAGCAAGAAAAGTCATTGATGAATATGGGGAGTATCCAGAGGCATGGAAGCTACATATGTATGCAGCTATGATGGTAGGATTTGCATGGAAGAAGCAGAGGGAGAGGGAAGAGAAAGAGAGGAAGAAGGAATAATCCTAGAAACTTCTTCACTATAGATATCCTTCTAGCTTAGCTATATCCATACCTAAGTATAGATTATGGTTGGTATAGAAGGAGTTATTTTAATAAATTGGAATGTTTATGGCTCAAGAATTATTTCTGCCAGTACCTTGTTTAGATTTGTATCAAAGCTAAATGCAATCATATCGTAGTATTGTGAAAGATCAATGTTATTCCATCCAGATAATAGAGCTATAGAGTCGCTAGATGTTTTTGTCAGTAGATCATATTCTACTATTCTCATTTTTATATCTTGTGATACATATATCCTTAACCTCTTTACTGTAAAGCCTTTTAGTGGTATACCGCCAAACCATCCAAAGAGACCTGTGTTATTCTGTATATATTCTCCATCGAATATCCATATCCTGATAGGTGTCCAAGGCTTTGTGAATAGATCTTTTATAGGTATGGCAAATATACCTCCATCACCTGTTCTATAGGTATAAGCTGGACAGTGATTTGCATATGAAGTTCCTAGATAGAGATATTCTCCATCGCTAATCATTCCCGATACAAAACCTGTTGTCGATAGTATTTGAGGCACAACAGGATCTACTCTAATGAGAAGTCCAAATGTTGTTCTTAGAGCTGGTTCTGTAAGTCCTTCTGATGGGTTTACAGCTATAATAGGTATTCCTAGGGGATAGACTTTCTGTGTTCTAAGCCCAGGTATATATGCAGGTCTTTCTGATTCTGGACTTACAATTTCTAGGAATGGATAGAGCATATGTCTATCTCTATATGGATCTGAAACTATCATAGCACCCCCATAGAATGAGATTAATCTATTCTGAATCTGAACTATCTGCCCCCCATCTCTCTTTATAGATACCTTTCTACCAGGTTCTAATGCATATTCAAATTCTTCGATAACTCTACTCTCATTGCTAATAATATCGTATATAGCTATAGCAGAATTCTCCATATGAGCAGGATTAAATAATGTGGCAAATATCTTATCGTCTTTCAACTCCATTTTATACACAGTTCTATTCCTAATTAGCCACTCAACCTTTCTATCAGATAGATATATCCTCCATAAACCAAGTTCTGCATATCCATCAGCTCTAGAAAAGTATAGAACATCTTCATGGCCATCATATAGAAGATCTGTAACCTCACCATACCAATGATTTGGAGGTATCTTATCATCCCACTTCCTATACCATAGAAGCTCAACTTTACCATTCTCATCAACTGTATGTATATGGCTATACTTCTCCCTCATATCCTGTCTAGCCAAAGTCCTATCCGTAGATACAAGCAGCCCTGGTGGTGCCTTTATCCATCCACCAACAAAAACCAGATCCCTAGACCATGTTATAGCACCATGAGTATCTCCACCAGCCCTAGGTGCTCTACCAATAAGACTGTAGCTATATATAAGCTTTCCATCCATATAAATCTTTCCAGCGTTTCCTTCATGAACAATAAATGATCCATTCACAGGATGAAAAGCCATATAAAAACATCTAAACTGATTATTCCCCATACCAATTTCATCATGTTGTATAAATCTTCTTAGATGTAGATTACTGTAGGTCATATTTCATTCACACAGTATAAGAAGATATAATAGTGGAATTAAAAAGTTAGTAAAAAATTATTAAGTAAATTATTATTAAGTGTTTCTAACAATCTATTTCTTTGGTTTTATTACGAAGTATCCTATTGCGAATCCTATTATTAGTAGTACTATTGCTAGTATTATTGTTGTTGTCCATTCTGTTACTGTTTGTGTTACTGTTGTTGATGTTGTAACTGTTGTTGGAACTGTAACAGTTGTTGCCATAGTTGATGTAGATACAACAGTAGTTGTTACAACAACAGTAGTAGCACCAGGAATAGGTGTAGGTGAAGGACTTGGAGATGGTGAAGGTGTTGGAGTAGCTGTTGCTGTCTGAGCCAATAACTCAAAGAATTTTGACGCTGGCACTCTGTTTTGAGGCTTTAGAAAGTCTGGTATTGTTGGTGGTTCTCCTGGTCTAGCCTCTCTAGCAGGTTTTAGCTGGAATAATACGAATAGGAATCCTGGATCCCAGCTTGTTGCATAGAAAGCTCCGTATTTCTCAATCCTCTCCTTATTAGGCCATCCATACCAGTAAGCCTCTGAATACTCATACCAGTGTGGATCCTGTCCAAGTATGAGTAGTGGTAGGTCTCTCAGCCATATCTCCTGTAGCTTTCTATAGAGCTCCACTCTCTTAGCATCATCCCACGTTCTACCAATTTCATCTAGTATATCAAATACTTCTGAATTATTGTATCTCGATATAGGACCTGACCATGGATTAGTACCTAAACGTATATCCATAGCAACATCGAAGTTCACCCATGGTGATGAGGGCCCCATTCTAGTGCTGTGTAACCACCATACGGCCTCATAATCACCACTAGCAACTTTGTTCCATACAACGCTGAAGTCATAGTTAACTACATCTACCTCTATACCAAGGGTCTCTCTCCACCAATCTGCAAATACGGTAGCACTACCTATAGTAGGTACCCAGCCTGTTACAACCATTAATGAGAATCTAAATGGTTTTCCATCTGGTAGTTCTCTAATTCCATCTCCATTCCTATCTACTATCCCTGCTTCATCTAGAAGCTTCTTGGCGTTCTCAATAGTTGCTTCCTTCAAAAATGAATCAACAAGGTCTCTAGCGAGGTATCTCTCTGTTCTCTCTAAACCAGGTATTATTGGCACTGGATATAGTTTTGGTGGCATGAGAGCGCCTGAGTAAGCCGTTTCCGAAGCTTTTCTTATAGCCTCCATATTGTTTGCAAGTAATGCGTAGTACAGAGCTTTTCTAACTCTAATATCGTTAAATGGGTATTTCTCTAAGTTAAATGCTAAAAACACAACACTTCCACCCCACCAACAATTCGTGTGGTTGGCTATACATGCCTGGTTATCGAATACACCCTTTGTTGGATCTGCTTGTAATATCTCCCATACTCTATCAACATAGTGTGACATCTGGTCTCTATTATTCTGCATCCACTCTAGTCTTACCTGCTCATCGCTTGTTGGTGTTATATGTACGACATATTTTGGTGCTGGTAATCCAAAGTATTTCTTGCCCCACCAATCATCTACTCTCACATATGCCCATGAGTTAGCTGTATAGTACAATAGTCTGTATGGTCCCCCTCCAACGATTTGTGATGGATCATCGTCTTTGAAGTCTGTTGCAATTTTACATCCCATTTGGTTGTATAGATTCTCCCATCTATGTTTTGGTAGTATTAGCCATGTCAATACATCTATAACCCTATAGTAGTTCACATTGGATTTGTTTACATGTATTCTAACTGTATATGGATCTACAACATCTACACCAGATATATATATCCAGATATAGCTACTAGATGTTGAACACATTTTGTGTATATCGAATGAGAACTTAACATCATCGGCAGTTATAGGTTGTCCATCCCACCAATAGGCGTCTTTCTTAATAGTTATCTCAAGTGTATATGGATCAATCCACTTAAAGCTATCAGCAAGATAAGGCACGTAGTCATCTGTATATGGACCATATACAAATAGCAGTGGATACATTAGAAAGTTAGAACCTGCTGCATAGTTTGGTATCAATGGGTTGAAACCTGATGGTGTACCCCATTGCGTTGAGAATATGACTGTTTCTTCTCGTGGTAATTGTTGCTGTGATAAGATATTTACTATAGGCATCAGACTCACTATTATTGGTAGTAAGACTATTACTAAACCAAATACATACCTACTATTCATACTGTTACACCCAATTCAAACAGTAAGAAGTGTAGATAGGGTATAAAAATCTATATGGTTGTAGATAAGTGTTAAAACCATTTGCTGTAAAGTTTGGGAACAGCAGTCAGTAGAGATCTTGTGTATTCGTGCTTCGGATTATTCAAGAGTTCTTCTGGTGTTCCCTCCTCAACTATTTTCCCTTTATACATAACCAAAATTCTATCGCTTACATATGTAGCTAGCCCAAGGTCATGTGTTATAAAGATTATTGAGCTTTTCAATTCTTCTCTAAGTTTTAAGAGTATGTCTAGTATTCCTATCCTAAGAGTTGCATCAATCATGCTTGTAGGCTCATCTGCTACTATAAGCTTGGGCTTTATTATGATTGTCCTTGCTATAAGTATCCTCTGTCTCATACCACCAGATAGCTCAAAGGGTCTACGCTCCAATACCTCTTCCGGTCTTAGCCCGACAAAACGAAGTGCCTCCTCTATGGTTCTAATCTTTGTATCCTCATCTATGTGTACATCAAATAGGTTGAAGACTCTTAGTAATACATCTCTGATTCTGTGTGTAGGGTTGAATGAGGCGTAGGGATCCTGGAAAACACCGTTTACATTTCTCCAATACCACTTCAAATCTCTTTGAGTTTTCAGATCCTTCCAGATGTCTCTATCCATAAACTTTATAACACCACTTGTTGGTCGTATTAATCTCAGTATCATTCTAGCTGTTGTTGTTTTTCCAGATCCTGATTCACCTACAAGTGATATTATTTCACCTTCGTTGACATCAAACGATACATTATCTACAGCTCTTATATATTGCCTCCTGATAAGACCTGTTTCATATATCTTAACCAGATTTCTAACTTCAAGCAAAGGCATGGTCACTCACCTCACTTCTTTACATACAACCAACACGAAACATAGCGCCTAGGTTCAACCTCTATCATTGTCAGTTCTTCTTTTCTACATATATCCATTGCAAAGGGACATCTTGGATGAAATCTACAACCTTGTGGAGGGTTAATCAGGCTTGGTGGTTCTCCGACCAGTCTATAGTGTTTTACTTCATCAACACGTTTCCTGATCTGTATCTCTGGTGTCAGTATTGAGTACATCAATAATTTTGTGTATGGATGTAAAGGTTTTTCAATTATTTCATCTGTGGGTCCTACCTCAACAATTTTCCCTGCATACATGACGATTATCCTTGTTGCTATCTGTCTAACGGTTGCTATATCGTGTGAGATAAAGATTATGCTTTTGACAAAACCCTTTGAATAAACTTCGTATAGAGTGGCAAGGACTGTCTTCTGTGTTGATACATCTAGTGCTGAGGTAGGCTCATCTGCAATTAGTATAGATGGGTTTAGCAGTGTTGCTAAAGCTATCAATGCCCTCTGTCTCATACCTCCAGACAACTCAAATGGATATAGATCCAGTGCTCTTATGGGTAGATTCAACTCCTCAAATCTTTTCTTGGCTAACTCAATAGCTTCCTTCTTCTCAATACCTCTCTTCTCCTTTAGGACATCAGCAATAAAGTCTCTCACCCTAAGCGTGGGTACAAGGGCGTTCATAGCTGCTTGAGGTATTATTGCTACCTTTGTTCCACTTACCCTTTTTCTTGCTTCTGGTATTGGTATCTGTGTAACATCGATATCATCAATAACGATTCTACCATCTACGAGCTTTAGAGGTGGCGTAATATCTAATGCCAAGACACGTGCCAATGTAGTCTTACCACAGCCGGATTCTCCAACAATTCCAACAATTTCACGCTCATATATTTGCATATCTATGCCATCAACAGCCTTTACACTTCCTCTCCTAAGCATATAATAAGCTCTCAATCTCTCAACATCTAGTAGAGCCATACTCTACACCGATCCTAGCCTTGGTGCAAAATATTCATCGAGTGAAATAGCTATGGAGTACAGCGATAGGTATATCAGGATAATGACTATTGTTGGTGGAACAAATGTCCACCAAATACCCTGTGAAATATTTGCATATATCTGTGCAAAGTATAGCATAAGACCTAGTGTAACATCTCTGGTCATCCCAATACCTATGATAGTCAAACCCACTTCAGACATCACTGCTTGTGAGAATAACATTGCAAATGCTGCTAGCACGTAGGGCGATATTATTGGGATTATGTCTCTCACTATGATACTCATTCTAGATGCTCCTGATAGACGTGCAAGATTAATGAACTCTGCTGAGAGTATGCTTAGAGTTCTTGACCGGAAGCCCCTTGCCCATCCACCCCACGAGGTAACACCTATGACTAGAGATACCATCCACAAGTTCTTGGCTTCTGGAGGAAGAAATGCAGCTAGAATCATCATGAGTAGTATGGATGGCAATATAATGAATATCTCGGATATAGACATAATGATCTTGTCAACAATACCGCCAAACACAGCAGCTATAGTACCTAGGAATAGTGCTAGAGATAGTGCCATCAAACCAGCTGTAGCTCCAACAATGAGGGAGCCTCTGATCCCATGCAGAAGTTGTGCAAGGACATCTCTCCCAAGAGCATCTGTTCCAAGAGGATACTGAGATGATGGAGGTGTATATCTTGGACCAACAATCTTCCTCGGACTAATAGTATATATTCCAGGTCCTACTACTCCGGTCAAGACTATTGCAATAAATATCGAGAGCCCTAACAAAAATTTTGCATTTCTTAGTAGTCCAGGGATCTTAATCCTCATGGAGATCACATCCCATAGGCGTATCTAGTCCTAGGATCAATGACAGCGAATATGAGTTCCGATATATAGTTTGCCAATATTATAGCTGCAATAACTATTATGAACCCTCCCTGTATAAGTGGGTAGTCCTGCGATTGTATAGCGCCCCACAACATTCTTCCTATACCGGGGTAGTTAAACACTATCTCTGTTATCAGAGATCCCGAGAAACTCCACCCTAACACAATTGCTAGTCCAACTATCTGTGGAAGTGCAGATGATTTGAATAGATAGCGAAATGTTTTACGTTGTGAAAGTCCCAATACACGTACATAGTCCATGTAGTCGCTAGTCAATTCCTGGAGAGCTATATTTCTCATACTGAGACCCCAGCCACCTAGAGAGACCATGAATATCGATAGGAATGGAAGTACATAGTGATGCAGAAAGCTTACCATAAATGTTGTTGTAGGCGAAGGTGCTAGCGTGGGATCCCATCCACCACTTGCCGGAAATATTTTTAGCCATATAGCAAATATTAGAATTAGATACATTGCCCATACATATGGTGGAGTTCCTTGTAGTACTGCCAACAATGGTAACAACACTTTGTCAACGAGCTTTCCCCTACTCATAGCAGCTATAACGCCTATGGTGTTCCCAACAATCCATGCAAGAACTACTGCAGGTACAACTAAGGCTAAGGTCCATGGAAGATACATAGCTATAACATCATTTACATCTAGTGGGAAGTACATTATTGATTTCCCTAAGTACCCCCTAAACAAGTTTCTTATAAACAGAAAGAACTGTTCATGTAGTGGTTTATTTAGTTGGAAGTACTCCATAAGCATTCTCTCAACAGCTTTAACCTGTTCTGGATTTGTTCCAGCTGTTGATACTATTCTATATACTGTTATAGCTAATGGATTACCTGGTATGATTCTAGGCAACAAGAATATTAGAATCAATGCAACTGTAAATGTTAGTAAAGCCATAGCACCTCTCTTAATCATAAATGAAACAAATGGATTAAGAGTCAATATATCACCTCAGAGGTTTTTGAGTTATGCGGTTTTAATGTAATATTAAGAGTTTAAAAATTTTAGTTGTTCATTAACTATAAATAGCTATGTTTATGTCAAATCATAGAATGTTTTTAGCTGGGAACAATCTATAGGGTTAGTATTGTAGGTCTCTACACATTATGTGGTACAATTTTTGTATTTGGCTAAACACAAAAACACATAGTAGTAATATTCAAGTATCTATTTAGTTCTATCCAATTGATATCCTATTTAAAAGTGTTCATAAGATTATTTTCTTATTAGTGATATGGTAAACTATCTTGGGTTAGAACTCTATGGTTTGTAACTCCTATTTATTTAGAGCATGCCTCTGCAACAACTGCTACAATATCTGGATCTCTTATATATAGATACACCTCTACCTCTCTATCTCTAAACTCCTCAAATGCTTTGACCATAGCTTTAGCAGATTCTTTTGGCGATACACCACCTATTCCTGCACCCATTAGGGGGAATGCAATTGTCTTAAAATTATTTTCAATTGCTTTTTTGATCGCAGCTCTTGCAGCTCTATATACATTTTCAGGGCTGGAGCTCCCACCTGGCTCAACAACTGTTGGTGTATGTATAACTGCTTTTACTTTTAGAGCACCTCCTGTTGTTATAATAGCGCTTCCAATTGGTATAGGTGCTTGTCCAATAGCTTCTTCCTCTATGGCTCTACCTCCCCTCATTTTAATTGCTAGAGCAACACCTCCACCCATATAGCCATATGTATTAGCAGGATTAACAATAGCATCACCAGCAAACTCTGTTATATCACCAACAACTATCTTAAGCACAATATTTCCCAACCTAAATATCCCTACATCTCTAGACATAGATATCACCAAATCAATAGTTATATCCCAAAATAAAGTTTTTAAACAATAGCACTAAAATACCATTTAGAGCTATGATGAACTTTCGGTCGCTGTGAAAAATGATCGGACTCTTCCTCCCACTGAGCCTAGCCATTGTAATTAGATTAATCATTGTATCAGCAAACCCCACCATATCATCATAGATCAGCTATACATCCCATCATCACATCAATACCATATAGTATATTCTCTAGATAGTGATACTATATGTAACTACTTATGAGTTCTTAATAATAGCCTTAAACATATTTGGAACTCTATATACATTTATGGATTGTGATGTAGCTGAACTTTATATAGCTATAATAGCTATATAAGATTGTTCAAGGTTGTTAACATAATTATATCTATGACAACATATCTTAGGTTATTACATTGGATGTAGAGGATGTTGTTAAGGATATTGTATTGAGGCAGAATGGTATGATGCTAGCTGTACTACCTCCAGATGCTGTAGAGTGTGCTGGGGCTGAGGACTAGGATATGTGGTAATACATATATAGATTAGCTATTGCTAATACAGGTTTTATAGGATTTGAGTCAGAGATTATTATTCAGCACTATATACTTGGGAAAATTCTAAGAAGTCCAAAGCTAGAAAGCGTTGAGAGGATACTTGCTGATGATAATAAGGTTGTTATGGGGGAACTCTAGACTATGTAGAGATTAGTATAGTTGAAGAGGATAGAGTTTCACATAGTGTAAAAGCTAGAGCATAATCTATCAAGAGGAGGACCAGTATTACTAAATGATAAACTTCTAGATGAACTTGGTATAGTAATTCTAAGTCCGGGTAAAGGTCTTTGGTGTTTCTCAGACGGGCTATGTAGGAAGATTAGAAAATCATATTGATTGCTGCTATATAGAGAATCTCTATGAAATTCTATTAAGATATTTAAACAAGATTTCTAACTGGTATCTACCATCTCTAGACTTCTAAAGAAATCCCTAACTCTCTTCCCCTGTGGTTCTCCAAATATTTTTTGTGTTATTCTACAGAAGCTACACATATCTCTACTAGATATAAGTCCACATGATGTACATTGCCCTATGTGTTCCTCTCTATTAATCCTTAGTACTTCTATATTTCTTGTAAATTTTCTTAGGAATGATATCTTTATCCCTGGACGCTCCTCCTCAAGCTTATTGAGAAATTCTCTTACTCTTTCCTCGATTCCTCCTCTATATGTATATGGACATTCCATATCTACATAGGGAATGTTTTGCGAGACTACATAGAGCATTGCTTCATTTTCATAAACCTCATATAAAGGTCTTATCTTTTTAGCTACATAACCTTTTACCTCTGGTATTACCGGTACTAGCTTTATACATGAATTCCAATCTCCTATAACAATATTTTTGAGTATGTATATAGCTATATCATCTGCATTATGAGCAGTTGCAAGAGTTGCCCCAAGCTCTATAGCTGCTGTATTCATTACATAGCGCTTCACCAAGCCACAGAGTGAACACGTACCTCTTCTAATACCCTTCTTCATCTCTGGTAGAGATAATCCTAGATCTCTCTTAAGATCATATACAATTAGATCAATACCAAAGCTCTTTGCAATCATAGAAACAATCTCTCTCGATCTTCTAGAATACTCACCTATACCAAGATCTATATGTAGAGCTAAAACCCTTAGACTCCTCTCCTGAGAAATACTATTCATAATATGTAGAAGAGCCATACTATCCTTCCCACCAGAAACAGCTATAAGAATCCTCTCACCAGAGCTAACCATACCATATCTATCCATAGCCCTTACAACCTTAGACCTTATAAACTCTCCAAAATGCTCACGACAAAGCCTAAGTCTTGCATATGGAATATATGTAAATGCCTCTCTATCACATAAACTACACTTCATAAGAATCACAACACCATATAAAATACTATGAAGCAAAATAAGTCTATTGGGCAAATCAATAGTATAAAACAATAATATTTATATACTCAATGAACACATATACTCTCAGGGTAGATATCTAGATAGTATTGGTATCTGGGAGCTGTATTGAGGGTTGATAGGCTTAGAGAATATTTGAAGCCTGATCCACAGGGATACTATGTGATAACTATAGATAGTGAGGAACTTGCTAAAATTCCTAGGAGTCTTGTAGAGAGCTGTATAGTTGAGGAGATATCGGCTAAAGAACTCGTTATAAAGACTAGGAGTAGAGCTATTGCAAAGAAATTACTGATCTTGTTGAAAAGGATATGATTGTTGACAGGGGGGTCCTCCCGTGCTCATCCCGATCCGATACACGGATCTGTTACACGGGCACAACAAACACTATTCCTCTTACACCTATTAAATACTTTTATTGTTGTGATGAACAGCAAGCTATTTTAGCACACATAGCATATTATATTTATAGCGACGCCCGTTGACAGCCCCATGTGGGGCGGGATGAAAACGGGTCCCCCACACAGCGGACACCCCTTTATGCTTCTTCTATAGAAATACAATCCGATAAGCCCACCTTATCATCACTTCTCAGATACGGCCACACTCCTCATCTACTATATCTCTATGGCTTCAACACATTATAAGCTCTTTAGCTCTGAA
Above is a genomic segment from Ignisphaera aggregans DSM 17230 containing:
- a CDS encoding conserved hypothetical protein (KEGG: cma:Cmaq_1997 hypothetical protein~SPTR: A8MC28 Putative uncharacterized protein), which encodes MTSPQLSPELISSLASLVTVVISISSLGYWLGKKFGEINARFREIDMRFKEIDKRFQQIDERFREIDRRFEEVYRRFEIIDKRFEEIDRRFIEIDKRFMEIDKRFTELENRLSKRIDEAERRLSERIDRVELRLRRLGDAFTSYQEFLMRYFVSEGVLRREAAEVILTEARNIMRLAITNPFTKEEWKRLKELLDKSEKEDLTIEEAYELLNLARKVIDEYGEYPEAWKLHMYAAMMVGFAWKKQREREEKERKKE
- a CDS encoding conserved hypothetical protein (COGs: COG4697 conserved hypothetical protein~InterPro IPR018483~KEGG: cma:Cmaq_1620 hypothetical protein~SPTR: A8M9X2 Putative uncharacterized protein~PFAM: Uncharacterized protein conserved in archaea (DUF2139)) — encoded protein: MTYSNLHLRRFIQHDEIGMGNNQFRCFYMAFHPVNGSFIVHEGNAGKIYMDGKLIYSYSLIGRAPRAGGDTHGAITWSRDLVFVGGWIKAPPGLLVSTDRTLARQDMREKYSHIHTVDENGKVELLWYRKWDDKIPPNHWYGEVTDLLYDGHEDVLYFSRADGYAELGLWRIYLSDRKVEWLIRNRTVYKMELKDDKIFATLFNPAHMENSAIAIYDIISNESRVIEEFEYALEPGRKVSIKRDGGQIVQIQNRLISFYGGAMIVSDPYRDRHMLYPFLEIVSPESERPAYIPGLRTQKVYPLGIPIIAVNPSEGLTEPALRTTFGLLIRVDPVVPQILSTTGFVSGMISDGEYLYLGTSYANHCPAYTYRTGDGGIFAIPIKDLFTKPWTPIRIWIFDGEYIQNNTGLFGWFGGIPLKGFTVKRLRIYVSQDIKMRIVEYDLLTKTSSDSIALLSGWNNIDLSQYYDMIAFSFDTNLNKVLAEIILEP
- a CDS encoding extracellular solute-binding protein family 5 (COGs: COG0747 ABC-type dipeptide transport system periplasmic component~InterPro IPR000914~KEGG: tpe:Tpen_1676 extracellular solute-binding protein~PFAM: extracellular solute-binding protein family 5~SPTR: A1S0U1 Extracellular solute-binding protein, family 5~PFAM: Bacterial extracellular solute-binding proteins, family 5 Middle), with the protein product MNSRYVFGLVIVLLPIIVSLMPIVNILSQQQLPREETVIFSTQWGTPSGFNPLIPNYAAGSNFLMYPLLFVYGPYTDDYVPYLADSFKWIDPYTLEITIKKDAYWWDGQPITADDVKFSFDIHKMCSTSSSYIWIYISGVDVVDPYTVRIHVNKSNVNYYRVIDVLTWLILPKHRWENLYNQMGCKIATDFKDDDPSQIVGGGPYRLLYYTANSWAYVRVDDWWGKKYFGLPAPKYVVHITPTSDEQVRLEWMQNNRDQMSHYVDRVWEILQADPTKGVFDNQACIANHTNCWWGGSVVFLAFNLEKYPFNDIRVRKALYYALLANNMEAIRKASETAYSGALMPPKLYPVPIIPGLERTERYLARDLVDSFLKEATIENAKKLLDEAGIVDRNGDGIRELPDGKPFRFSLMVVTGWVPTIGSATVFADWWRETLGIEVDVVNYDFSVVWNKVASGDYEAVWWLHSTRMGPSSPWVNFDVAMDIRLGTNPWSGPISRYNNSEVFDILDEIGRTWDDAKRVELYRKLQEIWLRDLPLLILGQDPHWYEYSEAYWYGWPNKERIEKYGAFYATSWDPGFLFVLFQLKPAREARPGEPPTIPDFLKPQNRVPASKFFELLAQTATATPTPSPSPSPSPTPIPGATTVVVTTTVVSTSTMATTVTVPTTVTTSTTVTQTVTEWTTTIILAIVLLIIGFAIGYFVIKPKK
- a CDS encoding ABC transporter related (COGs: COG0444 ABC-type dipeptide/oligopeptide/nickel transport system ATPase component~InterPro IPR003439:IPR003593:IPR017871~KEGG: dth:DICTH_1948 oligopeptide ABC transporter, ATP-binding protein~PFAM: ABC transporter related~SMART: AAA ATPase~SPTR: B5YC95 Oligopeptide ABC transporter, ATP-binding protein~PFAM: ABC transporter; Oligopeptide/dipeptide transporter, C-terminal region) yields the protein MPLLEVRNLVKIYETGLIRRQYIRAVDNVSFDVNEGEIISLVGESGSGKTTTARMILRLIRPTSGVIKFMDRDIWKDLKTQRDLKWYWRNVNGVFQDPYASFNPTHRIRDVLLRVFNLFDVHIDEDTKIRTIEEALRFVGLRPEEVLERRPFELSGGMRQRILIARTIIIKPKLIVADEPTSMIDATLRIGILDILLKLREELKSSIIFITHDLGLATYVSDRILVMYKGKIVEEGTPEELLNNPKHEYTRSLLTAVPKLYSKWF
- a CDS encoding oligopeptide/dipeptide ABC transporter, ATPase subunit (COGs: COG0444 ABC-type dipeptide/oligopeptide/nickel transport system ATPase component~InterProIPR013563:IPR003439:IPR003593:IPR017871:IPR 010066~KEGG: tna:CTN_0667 oligopeptide ABC transporter, ATP-binding protein~PFAM: ABC transporter related; Oligopeptide/dipeptide ABC transporter domain protein~SMART: AAA ATPase~SPTR: B9K7B0 Oligopeptide ABC transporter, ATP-binding protein~TIGRFAM: oligopeptide/dipeptide ABC transporter, ATPase subunit~PFAM: ABC transporter; Oligopeptide/dipeptide transporter, C-terminal region~TIGRFAM: oligopeptide/dipeptide ABC transporter, ATP-binding protein, C-terminal domain) is translated as MALLDVERLRAYYMLRRGSVKAVDGIDMQIYEREIVGIVGESGCGKTTLARVLALDITPPLKLVDGRIVIDDIDVTQIPIPEARKRVSGTKVAIIPQAAMNALVPTLRVRDFIADVLKEKRGIEKKEAIELAKKRFEELNLPIRALDLYPFELSGGMRQRALIALATLLNPSILIADEPTSALDVSTQKTVLATLYEVYSKGFVKSIIFISHDIATVRQIATRIIVMYAGKIVEVGPTDEIIEKPLHPYTKLLMYSILTPEIQIRKRVDEVKHYRLVGEPPSLINPPQGCRFHPRCPFAMDICRKEELTMIEVEPRRYVSCWLYVKK